The following coding sequences are from one Syngnathus acus chromosome 14, fSynAcu1.2, whole genome shotgun sequence window:
- the LOC119133504 gene encoding peripheral-type benzodiazepine receptor-associated protein 1-like isoform X1 yields MLCRDIMRKGGDNPLLLSSKKPYHGQTNYGPQLETAHAVLEVEDEEIRHLQEVTSRRAWRKSKIEAKSSARKTRLNLEQLLLMLSGKINSEQGVYKLHRQELELEKAIILCHLLETHQDFIHKRHIARQLTQDGGSFHVNQSRTSKIDPCLSKKNSKLDHPVQREASSDLCLDDTTSGAVDTCWSSALKIQHPPNTPCAHCNDQAPDYTQSTGANESPPSKCMDRNMENGADYRFLVRQNFELLRALDELKKTCSILREENCLLRKSSAPETEEKVRRLRRKNTELAVLAKRLEERARKLQEANLKMVSAPALIRPGSVEHYKRAFARQRARDLAQHADALLCKEKEIAALQQNFRELEAQLGTANGSPVPSVRVEFEKLLRESQREVLRLQRQLAVTSTTQHQNQNPDPGGPEKCETPAQMVDEEGKVVGETPPRVPLDESPSRCEKTPGEEEEESGLPVTPPHPGLSPTPPQEEKNSQKHLHYLESELTKKRKECENLEHEAKKRQKKCLDLESQLEDEQGKNEKLEEEAHLLRRKAQLLDQTRVDNDDLKEELSKVSAQHNSVLEENQRLCAKLENLEQVLKHMREVAERRQQLELEHEQALAILKFKQDEIKRLQRAQLFAKREHEGVVQMLEELVELVLRRELSKVRDLEEKCRSQSEQFGLLSRELEKFRLQASKSDLAGAALLNHPGLSVLTNGVGLSTDRDCTDGSWDMESLSEIAFWSLEGGDTPSCPEGNDVAAALRSMGSTPHAAGLSRAERSPLTKHRELPTISVSKSANSSSKSETANLTPKSEGHLSPHKSSPTHEVDTASEVEELDVDLAPAPYAASRGASKLQVFIARYSYNPYDGPNDNPEMELPLTAGEYIYVYGGMDDDGFYEGELVDGRRGLVPSNFVEPVSDDDVMGTDPPETIELSHNSSLHSASHQHHLHASVRASDRSELSSVCGPASASSNSALAVSAPLTNGLDLDLEEVGADTVPYPRKLTLIKQLAKSIIISWDPPSVPAGWGNVWSYNVYVDQELRLNVPFGAQTKAVLERLDINLKAYRVSVQSLTEKGLSDQLRCSMLIGRDVCVAPTQLRVDRLTATSANLSWLPSNSNYVHIVFLNEEECELVKAGCYSLCLNNLLPSLRYSVKVEARPHRTPWELPVERRQRTSATINFSTLMAVSCPQSGNAGPPDAPLDVQLEHGPSPGIALISWLPVTIDCAGTSNGVRVTGYTIYADKKKVLEVSSPTAGSALLGPSQIQSLQAAQELTVRTMSAHGESCDSFPVNVPSKMAAIMAGSLASAPVAPPHACEPVGTTNLPPLLSLGKSAANASPVCPSPPNRDISSLTAEAAANSPQVPHSPASFVKAWADPTSAPEATSPVTSLVTPVQMTCPAWSAPQAPPVMAVAQTPEAPPPAATTSDQRRDADSPGTIRPFPSITDFIEDPCAKLEAPERVPTPPEAPITDLLNPSDTLILRPPSTSPLDSEVEEEQENKRLVSIEEFLRQDKDPAYTKGQQSFGTEPPNDYLADNSRSDLSDILEEEEEVYSDHLAEAPNRGYTITAGRVTKSEPSDSDEDVLERILKLPLQPYHDKQLFNIPEVTEEEDGPSRHHIQIQQRPGHLQPRGFLRQYHHHPQQHHFNVDPGSLTKEPLTKQVKPKTQHRVHYSDAADAVGYAEEKEVRGCEGPATRRGPVRCPAPNKDRVLLRGLGDRLRREAMLRSQKAATAAASNSGHDPTPPPRTYPVSKTVRTVKSPIGRRMEIDVDYGTDDNEEADATGEVVLEQMSSEWWIESAPVEHRGPSYRQGRKTLEPSQLTRLEAGPSWGPDSKSVALQSQQPKGSFDSAKKKGDPSQLRIFVALFPYEPATMSPNPDAAEEELPFREGQIITVYGDKDSDGFYRGESAGRSGYVPCNMVSEIQVEDEETRQQLLQQGFLSTPAPVEKIGTRTHAQLPRRPVPPAKPRRSKKVESATLWEESVDSSSQDARSQAAAAPAANSAPGSRRMVAIFDYDPRESSPNTDIEAELTFSAGDIIHVIGDMDEDGFFYGDLNGQRGLVPSNFLQALAEDAAAEHASAQPAPEHKKESQGSSSIDQQDPRPSTNHDTFIPQEEPPCPQPTEDSEPLAVSSTLEPDPASPPAPHPALADCSAAGKKKKGFFSKGKKLFKRFGSSKKE; encoded by the exons ATGCTGTGCCGTGACATAATGAGAAAAGGCGGCGATAACCCTCTGCTATTATCATCCAAGAAACCTTACCACGGCCAGACAAACTATGGACCGCAGCTAGAAACTGCACATGCTGTCTTGGAAGTGGAGGATGAAGAGATAAGGCACCTACAGGAGGTGACTTCCAGACGTGCATGGCGAAAAAGTAAGATTGAGGCCAAGAGCTCCGCACGCAAAACGCGATTGAATCtggagcagctgctgctgatgctgtCTGGGAAGATAAATAGTGAGCAGGGAGTCTATAAATTGCATAGGCAGGAATTGGAGCTGGAAAAAGCCATCATCCTCTGCCACCTGCTGGAAACCCACCAAGATTTTATACACAAAAGACACATTGCAAGACAATTAACCCAAGATGGTGGGAGCTTCCATGTAAATCAATCTAGGACCTCCAAAATTGACCCTTGTTTATCCAAGAAGAACAGCAAACTGGACCACCCGGTACAGCGGGAAGCAAGCAGTGACTTGTGTTTAGATGACACCACCAGTGGAGCAGTGGACACCTGTTGGAGCAGTGCTCTAAAAATTCAGCACCCTCCAAACACTCCTTGTGCACATTGCAACGACCAGGCCCCCGACTACACACAGTCAACTGGTGCAAATGAGTCCCCTCCCTCCAAATGCATGGACAGAAACATGGAG AATGGTGCAGACTACCGCTTTCTGGTACGTCAGAACTTTGAACTATTGCGAGCGTTGGACGAACTTAAGAAGACATGCAGCATACTGAGGGAGGAAAATTGCCTGTTG CGGAAGAGCAGTGCTCCAGAAACGGAGGAGAAGGTCCGACGCTTGAGGAGGAAGAACACGGAACTGGCAGTGCTTGCCAAAAGACTGGAGGAGAGGGCGCGCAAATTGCAGGAGGCTAACCTCAAAATG GTGAGCGCTCCAGCGCTGATAAGGCCCGGATCAGTGGAACATTACAAGAGGGCATTTGCACGACAGCGAGCACGTGACCTGGCCCAGCACGCCGACGCACTCTTGTGCAAGGAGAAGGAGATTGCCGCGCTGCAGCAGAACTTCAGGGAACTGGAAGCACAACTTGGCACTGCTAAC GGTTCTCCCGTCCCATCAGTCAGAGTGGAATTTGAGAAACTGCTCAGGGAGTCTCAGAGAGAAGTTCTCCGGCTTCAAAGGCAACTGGCCGTCACCTCAACCACCCAGCACCAAAACCAAAATCCCGATCCTGGTGGCCCAGAGAAGTGTGAGACACCTGCTCAGATGGTGGATGAGGAAGGgaag GTTGTAGGAGAGACCCCGCCGCGTGTGCCGTTAGATGAATCTCCATCTAGGTGTGAGAAGACTCccggagaggaggaggaggagtcggGGCTGCCAGTGACGCCCCCGCACCCGGGCCTCAGCCCGACTCCCCCCCAGGAGGAGAAAAATTCCCAGAAGCATCTTCACTATCTA GAGAGCGAGCTGacaaagaagagaaaagaatGTGAAAATCTTGAGCATGAAGCAAAGAAGCGGCAGAAGAAATGCCTGGATTTG GAGAGCCAGCTTGAGGATGAGCAGGGCAAAAATGAGAAGCTAGAGGAGGAGGCACATCTCCTCAGGAGGAAGGCGCAGCTGCTCGACCAG ACTCGAGTTGACAATGACGATTTGAAGGAAGAACTCTCCAAAGTGAGCGCTCAACACAATTCAGTTCTCGAGGAGAACCAGAGACTCTGTGCCAAACTGGAGAACCTAGAGCAGGTCCTAAAG CATATGCGAGAGGTCGCTGAGCGAAGGCAGCAGTTGGAATTGGAACATGAGCAGGCTCTGGCTATCCTTAAGTTCAAGCAGGATGAAATCAAACGCTTACAGCGA gctcAGTTATTTGCCAAGAGGGAGCATGAAGGAGTGGTCCAGATGTTGGAG GAGTTGGTTGAGCTGGTGTTGCGGAGGGAGCTG TCAAAGGTGCGAGATCTGGAGGAGAAGTGTCGCAGCCAGAGTGAACAGTTTGGCTTGTTGTCCCGAGAGTTGGAGAAGTTTCGACTGCAGGCCTCAAAGTCGGACCTGGCCGGCGCCGCCCTTCTCAACCACCCCGGCCTCTCTGTTCTGACAAATGGAGTGGGCCTTTctacagatcgag ACTGCACAGATGGCTCATGGGATATGGAGTCTCTGAGCGAAATAGCCTTCTGGAGTCTCGAGGGAGGTGACACTCCCTCCTGCCCCGAGGGTAACG ATGTGGCTGCGGCACTTCGCAGCATGGGGAGCACCCCGCACGCCGCCGGGCTGTCCAGAGCGGAACGCTCGCCGCTCACCAAGCATCGAGAGCTTCCCACCATCAGTGTCAGCAAGTCGGCCAACTCCTCCAGCAAGTCTGAGACTGCAAACCTCACCCCGAAGTCTGAGGGCCACCTTAGTCCGCACAAATCGAGCCCAACACACGAG GTCGACACAGCCAGTGAGGTGGAGGAGCTGGATGTGGACCTGGCCCCTGCACCTTACGCTGCCAGCAGAGGCGCATCAAAGCTGCAGGTTTTTATTGCACGATACAG CTATAATCCTTACGATGGGCCCAATGACAACCCCGAAATGGAGCTACCACTCACTGCAGGAGAATACATCTATGTGTACGGAGGCATGGATGATGACGGCTTCTATGAAG GCGAGTTGGTAGACGGAAGGAGAGGGCTGGTCCCCTCCAATTTCGTGGAACCCGTGTCAGATGACGACGTCATGGGTACGGATCCGCCAGAGACTATTGAGCTAAGCCACAACAGCAGTTTGCACAGTGCCAGCCACCAGCATCACCTCCACGCAAGTGTCCGCGCCTCCGATAGAAGCGAGCTCTCTTCCGTCTGCGGCCCCGCCTCCGCCTCTTCCAATTCGGCCTTGGCTGTCTCAGCCCCCCTCACCAATGGCCTGGACTTGGATTTGGAGGAGGTGGGAGCGGACACTGTGCCTTACCCACGTAAGCTCACCCTCATCAAGCAGCTCGCCAAGAGCATCATCATCAGCTGGGACCCTCCGTCGGTGCCGGCCGGGTGGGGCAACGTGTGGAGTTACAACGTCTACGTGGACCAGGAGCTCCGGCTCAACGTGCCCTTCGGCGCCCAGACCAAGGCGGTGCTGGAGAGACTGGACATCAACCTCAAGGCTTACCGCGTGTCCGTGCAAAGCCTGACGGAAAAGGGACTTTCGGACCAGCTGCGCTGCAGCATGCTCATCGGCAGGGACGTTTGCGTGGCCCCGACGCAGCTGCGCGTGGACCGGCTCACGGCTACGTCCGCCAACCTGTCGTGGCTtcccagcaacagcaactACGTGCACATTGTGTTCTTGAATGAGGAGGAGTGCGAGCTGGTCAAGGCTGGCTGCTATTCGCTGTGCCTCAATAACCTCTTACCCAGCCTGCGGTACAGCGTCAAAGTGGAGGCGCGGCCGCACCGCACGCCTTGGGAGTTACCCGTGGAGCGACGTCAACGCACAAGTGCCACCATCAACTTCAGCACGCTAATGGCAG TTTCATGCCCGCAGTCTGGGAACGCAG GCCCCCCTGACGCTCCATTAGATGTACAGTTGGAGCACGGTCCTTCACCAGGTATCGCTCTCATCAGCTGGCTGCCCGTCACCATTGATTGTGCCGGGACCTCCAACGGAGTCCGTGTCACTGGATACACCATATATGCAGATAAGAAGAAg GTGCTGGAGGTGTCTTCTCCAACAGCCGGCAGCGCTCTGCTGGGACCCTCCCAGATCCAGTCCCTACAGGCAGCTCAGGAGCTCACTGTTCGCACCATGTCAGCACACGGGGAATCTTGTGACTCTTTCCCAGTCAACGTGCcgtccaaaatggccgccattaTGGCCGGTTCGCTCGCGAGCGCCCCGGTGGCGCCGCCCCACGCCTGCGAGCCCGTCGGAACCACAAACCTGCCCCCGTTATTGTCTTTGGGAAAGTCCGCTGCCAATGCCTCCCCAGTCTGCCCGTCACCTCCGAACAGAGACATTTCTAGCCTCACAGCGGAGGCCGCTGCCAACTCTCCCCAAGTCCCACACTCACCAGCCTCATTTGTAAAGGCCTGGGCCGACCCCACGTCCGCACCCGAGGCCACGTCGCCCGTTACGTCGCTCGTCACCCCAGTG CAGATGACGTGCCCTGCTTGGTCGGCTCCCCAAGCGCCTCCTGTAATGGCGGTCGCACAAACACCAGAGGCGCCACCGCCGGCGGCGACCACGTCGGATCAACGCAGAGATGCCGATAGCCCCGGAACGATACGTCCCTTCCCATCCATTACAGATTTCATCGAAGATCCCTGTGCCAAACTGGAAGCGCCGGAGCGCGTCCCCACACCGCCCGAAGCCCCAATCACAGACCTCCTTAACCCTTCGGACACTTTAATCCTTCGACCCCCGAGTACTTCACCGCTGGACTCTGAGGTTGAGGAGGAACAAGAGAACAAACGCTTAGTGTCAATTGAGGAGTTTTTGAGACAAGACAAGGACCCAGCGTACACAAAGGGACAACAG AGCTTTGGCACAGAGCCACCCAATGACTACCTGGCTGACAATAGCCGCTCAGACCTGTCTGACATCctagaagaggaagaagaagttTACTCCGACCACCTGGCGGAAGCGCCCAACAGGGGATACACAATTACAGCTGGCAGA GTAACCAAATCGGAGCCTTCAGACAGTGATGAAGATGTTCTTGAGAGGATCCTTAAGTTGCCCCTTCAGCCGTACCACGACAAGCAGCTGTTTAATATTCCCGAGGTGACAGAGGAAGAAGACGGCCCTTCACGTCATCACATACAGATTCAACAGAGGCCCGGCCACCTTCAACCCAGAGGCTTCCTTCGTCAGTATCACCACCATCCACAGCAGCACCACTTCAACGTGGATCCCGGATCCCTCACTAAAGAGCCTTTAACGAAGCAAGTCAAACCCAAGACGCAGCACAGAGTTCACTATTCGGATGCAGCCGACGCTGTCGGTTATGCCGAAGAAAAAGAAGTGCGTGGATGTGAAGGTCCGGCCACCAGGCGAGGTCCCGTCCGCTGTCCTGCCCCCAACAAAGACAGAGTACTACTTCGAGGGTTAGGGGACCGCCTTAGGAGGGAGGCCATGCTCCGGAGTCAGAAGGCTGCAACGGCGGCAGCGTCTAACTCGGGCCATGACCCTACCCCGCCGCCAAGAACCTACCCAGTAAGCAAAACAGTACGCACCGTCAAATCACCAATTGGGCGTCGGATGGAGATTGACGTGGACTATGGGACGGATGACAATGAGGAAGCAGATGCCACAGGGGAAGTGGTGCTAGAACAGATGAGCTCAGAGTGGTGGATCGAAAGCGCTCCAGTGGAGCACAGAGGACCTTCCTACCGCCAAGGAAGAAAGACCTTG GAGCCCAGTCAACTAACAAGATTGGAGGCGGGTCCATCATGGGGGCCGGACTCCAAATCAGTGGCTTTGCAAAGCCAGCAGCCGAAAG GTTCTTTTGACTCAGCCAAGAAAAAAGGAGATCCCAGCCAATTGCGCATCTTTGTGGCCCTCTTCCCTTATGAGCCTGCCACCATGTCACCTAACCCGGACGCCGCTGAGGAAGAGCTGCCTTTTCGAGAAGGACAGATTATCACA GTTTACGGTGATAAAGATTCAGACGGGTTCTACCGAGGAGAGTCCGCTGGTCGTTCGGGCTACGTGCCTTGCAACATGGTGTCCGAGATCCAGGTGGAGGATGAAGAAACCCGGCAGCAGCTTCTGCAGCAGGGCTTCTTATCAACCCCAGCGCCCGTAGAGAAGATAG GCActcgcacacatgcacagctccCACGTCGCCCTGTTCCACCGGCCAAACCGAGACGATCCAAGAAAG